A segment of the Sporichthyaceae bacterium genome:
CAGGGGAAGGCCTACGCCGAGGTGGCGCATGGTTTGCAACAACTCGGCCTCCAAGTACGCCGACGGGACGTCGCGACCGGTGGGTCCCCAGGTACGGTGACCGACGTGTCGCCGCGGGGGCAGGTGCCAGTGGGCAGTCCGGTGACGGTGACCGTGGTGTCCACCAGCAGCGGGACGGCGCCGGCACTGGCGTCGGCCGCGACGGGAAGGAACGCGAGGTGACGGAGCAGGCTCGGCTCCTGGGGGAGCGCTACGAGCTGAGCGAGGTGCTGGGCCGTGGTGGCATGGCCGAGGTCCGCCTGGGCCGCGACGTGCGCCTGGGCCGGACGGTCGCGGTGAAGACACTGCGATCCGACCTCGCGTTGGACTCCAACTTCCAGGCGCGCTTCCGGCGCGAGGCCCAGTCCGCGGCCTCGTTGAGCCATCCGGCGATCGTCTCGGTCTACGACACCGGCGAGGACTACGCCGACGGTGTCCCGGTGCCGTACATAGTCATGGAGTACGTCGACGGGCAGACACTGCGCGAGCTGCTGAACTCCGGCCGCAAGCTGCTGCCGGAACGGGCGATGGAGATCGCCGCCGGCACCCTGTCCGCGCTGGAGTACAGCCACCAGAACGGCATCGTGCACCGCGACATCAAGCCCGGGAACGTGATGCTGACCCGGGCCGGCACGGTCAAGGTGATGGACTTCGGCATCGCCCGCGCCGTGTCCGACACCAGCTCGACGATGACCTCCACCGCCGCGGTGATCGGCACCGCCCAGTACCTGTCGCCGGAGCAGGCCAAGGGTGAGAAGACCGACGCCCGCTCAGACCTCTACTCGACCGGCTGCCTGCTCTACGAGCTGCTGACCGGTGTCCCGCCGTTCGTCGGCGACTCCCCCGTGGCCGTGGCCTACCAGCACGTCCGGGAGAGCCCGAAGCCGCCGTCGCAGGTGGACGCCGCCGTCACCCCGGCGATGGACGCGATCGTGCTCAAGGCGCTGGCGAAGAACGCGGACAACCGCTACCAGTCCGCCGCCGAGATGCGCGACGACGTCGAGCGGGCCCTGGACGGCAAGCCGGTGCTCGCGCCGACGGTGATGTTCGAGGCGCCGACCGAGATCCGCGGCGGCGGCGGTTCGCCGACCGCGCGGATGCCCGTGGCGGACGGCGCGGACGAGTCGCGCCGCAAGTGGGTGGGCCGCGCCGCGCTGCTGATCGGTGTGATCGCCGTGGTGCTGCTGGGGGTGTTCGTCTCCAAGGCCGTTTTCGGCGGCTCGAGCGTGAATCGCGTCGAGGTGCCCGCCGTGGCCGGGCTGAAGGAGACCGACGCGGAGAACGCGCTGAAGGCGGCCAACCTAGATCCGGTGGTCAGCTACCAGAACTCGTTGGACGTCACCTCCGGGCTGGTGATCTCCCAGGACCCGGCGGCGCGGGCGAGCGTCGGCAAGGGCACCAAGATCAACCTGGTGATTTCGCAGGGCGAGGCGAAGTCCGTCGTTCCGGAAGTGGTGGGCCTGCCGATCGATCAGGCCAAAACCGCGGTCACGAACGCTCGGCTGGTGGTCGGCAAGATCACGAACATGGCCTCCGACCGCCCCAAGGGCGAGGTGTTGTCCAGCGACCCGGCCTACAACAAGCAGGTCAAGCCGGGCACGACGGTGAACCTGACGGTGTCCACCGGCGTCGCACTGGTCGAGGTACCGAACGTGGTCGGCCAGCCCTACGCGCAGGCGTACGCGATCCTCACCCAGGCCGGGTTCAACGTGCCGCAGCCAAGCCAGGAGATCTCGGACAAGGTCCCGCCCGGCAACGTGCTGCGACAGGTCCC
Coding sequences within it:
- the pknB gene encoding Stk1 family PASTA domain-containing Ser/Thr kinase; protein product: MTEQARLLGERYELSEVLGRGGMAEVRLGRDVRLGRTVAVKTLRSDLALDSNFQARFRREAQSAASLSHPAIVSVYDTGEDYADGVPVPYIVMEYVDGQTLRELLNSGRKLLPERAMEIAAGTLSALEYSHQNGIVHRDIKPGNVMLTRAGTVKVMDFGIARAVSDTSSTMTSTAAVIGTAQYLSPEQAKGEKTDARSDLYSTGCLLYELLTGVPPFVGDSPVAVAYQHVRESPKPPSQVDAAVTPAMDAIVLKALAKNADNRYQSAAEMRDDVERALDGKPVLAPTVMFEAPTEIRGGGGSPTARMPVADGADESRRKWVGRAALLIGVIAVVLLGVFVSKAVFGGSSVNRVEVPAVAGLKETDAENALKAANLDPVVSYQNSLDVTSGLVISQDPAARASVGKGTKINLVISQGEAKSVVPEVVGLPIDQAKTAVTNARLVVGKITNMASDRPKGEVLSSDPAYNKQVKPGTTVNLTVSTGVALVEVPNVVGQPYAQAYAILTQAGFNVPQPSQEISDKVPPGNVLRQVPAAGEKLPAGSNVSIIVAAAQPSQAPGPPATNPTPPATTPTAPACNGLVCPGQAQQPQTAPKPVATPPTQPRLP